GATTGGGGAGTTGATGGAACTGATTCGTGCTTCGACTGCGCTCAGCCCGAATAGCTCAGCCCCTTCGACTCCGCTCAGGGTGTGGGATGCGTGTGCAGCCAGCGGCGGCAAATCCATTCTGGCCAGCGATATCTTCCCCCGCATCGACCTTACGGTTTCTGATGTTCGCAAATCAATTCTTATCAACCTGGAGCAACGTTTCGTAACAGCAGGGATAAAAAACTACCACTCTTTTATAGCGGATCTTTCCACTTCATCATCCAACATTCAACCCGCCTTCGCCAGGGCTTCGTCGGGCAAGCATTCAACATTCGACATCATAATCACCGACGTTCCCTGCAGTGGTTCCGGCACCTGGAGCCGCACGCCGGAACAGTTGTACTACTTCGAGCCCCAACAAATTGAACGGTACAGCACCCTGCAAAAAAAGATCGTTGAACAAGCCATAGCCCATTTGAAACCTGGTGGCTTTTTGCTGTATTGTACCTGTTCGGTATTTAAAAAGGAAAACGAAGAAGTGGTGCAGCACATCCAGGAAAAGCATGCCCTGCAATTACTGAAAAAGGAATTACTGACCGGTTATACTCAAAAGGCCGACACCCTGTTTGGCGCTGTATTTCAAAAAAGATAAGCGGTTATTTCTTCAACACCTTGCGGGCGTAGATCCTTTTACTGTTGTTGTACAGGGTCACTTCATAGATCCCGGTATTCC
The Niastella koreensis GR20-10 genome window above contains:
- a CDS encoding Fmu (Sun) domain-containing protein, whose product is MKYFSHINTAVQLLQQYNGSVPFGSFIKQFFSQHKKYGSKDRKNISHLGYAFFRLGKAGLQLPVEERILTGLFLSSPEPNELLQHLKPDWNEKTQLPLAEKAQLAGIALNELFPWSAELSEEVAYEPFCASFLTQPDLFLRLRPGKAAVVKNKLQQAGIAFKEINPSCLALPNASKIDTVIETDREAVIQDYSSQRIGELMELIRASTALSPNSSAPSTPLRVWDACAASGGKSILASDIFPRIDLTVSDVRKSILINLEQRFVTAGIKNYHSFIADLSTSSSNIQPAFARASSGKHSTFDIIITDVPCSGSGTWSRTPEQLYYFEPQQIERYSTLQKKIVEQAIAHLKPGGFLLYCTCSVFKKENEEVVQHIQEKHALQLLKKELLTGYTQKADTLFGAVFQKR